The Myxococcales bacterium genome includes the window GCGCCGGTGGGCATGACGGCAAGGACGTCTTTGCCGGCGAGGATCGCCTCAAGGGCGGGGCGCTGGCCGGCGCGAAAATCGGGAATCCCGAGGACCTCTTTGCCGATAACCAGCAACTCGTCGACCGTCGTCGCACGGCGTGGTGCATCGGCGGTGCGGGCGGCAGGTTTGACCTTGGTGGTCGGGCGTTTGGGCGCAGTCTTGCTGCGCGTCGGCGCTTTCTTTGCGGTTGCCATGCGGCTTCTCCTCGGACGTTGGCCACGCCGGTCAAACAACGACCTGCGTGAGCGATGCCCCTGCGGGCCCCTGGCAAGCTCCAGCGGGCTGGTAGCTTTTGCGCCAGCACGATTGTGCGGCGGTGCCTGCCCATACTTGGACCATATGGCCGGCCCTGGCGCAAGCGGCAAAGCGCGGATTTCGCGCCGGCTACCCGGTGTAAACCCATGATATCGTACGCCGTGGCTGCGGCGTCAGATCTTGAAATTGTTCCCTCGCGGCTGCATGGGCTCAACGCGGATCGCCAGCGAATGTTGGCCGAGGTGCGCCGACGCGTGATGGAGCGCCTGACCGACGATGTGGCATCGGATGCGGTGGCGTCGTGGGAATATGTGCTCAACGAGGTTTGCTACCACGAGCTGGCGCGCCTAGCCGGCAGCGATAGCAAAGAGCACGCCAAGTGGCAAAAGCTGGCGTTTCGCATCAATCAAATGAGCGATCCTGAGCGGCGGCGCGCCGTCGAAGAGCTCGTCGAAGAACTGTGTCGCGACGTCGTGGGAAATTTCGATAGCCGCGTCTACAAGTTCGTCACCACGGTGCTGCCCCCCGCCTTTGGCTTTCTCTTCTCGCCGGTCGCGAGCATCCGGCAGGGCGTCGAGGCCATCGGCGAGCTGGACGCGCGCATTACCATCGAAGGCGAGCTCGACCTAATCAGGCACGTCGCGCGCAAGGGCACGATAGCCGTCGCGCCAACGCACGCGTCGAATATGGATTCGCCGGTCATTGGGCTGGCGCTGCTGCGCGCCGGGCTGCCGCCGGTGGCATATGGCGCCGGCAAGAACCTATTTACCAACCCGTTCATCAGTTTTTTTATGCGCAACCTCGGCGCCTATCGCGTCGATCGGCGTCTTAAGTATGGGCTCTACAAGCTGGTGCTCAAGGAGTACTCGACGGTGCTGCTTGAGAACGGCTATCACTCGCTGTTTTTTCCTGGCGGCACGCGCTGTCGCTCGGGGTTAGTGGAGCGGCATCTCAAGCTGGGCTTGCTAGGCACGACGGTTGGGGCGAGCAAGCATCGCGCGCGCGCCGGTAACCCTCAGCGGCTCTATATCGTGCCGGCGACGATCAACTATCGCTTGGTGCTGGAGGCCGAGACGCTGATCGAAGACTTTCTCGCCGAGGACGGCAAATCGCGTTACATCATCACCGATGACGAATTCTCGCGCGCCTCGCGCATTCTCGAGTTCGCGCGCAAGATCTTCGCCTTGGAGGGCGCGGTCGTGGTGCGGTTTGGCCGCCCGCTCGATCCGCTGGGCAACGATATCAACGATGACGGCGAATCCGTCGACCAGCGTGGCGTCGTGATCGACCCGGTCGAATACCTGCGCGATGCCAGCGGCGCGATCGTGGATGATGACCAACGCGATGCGGAGTACACCAAGTTGCTTGGCGTGCGGCTGGCCGCGGCCTATCCGGCGCTGACCGTATTTCACGCCACGCATATCGTGGCGCGCGCGGTCTTCGATGAGCTCGCGAGCCAGTTTGAGACGCGGGACATTTACAAGCTCTCGCGCTTGCCGGCGGCGCATTTGGTGGTTGGGCGTGGCGCGGTGGTGCGACGCACCGAGCAACTGCTCGAGCGCCTGCGCGAGCCCTCGGCGGTGGGCCGGCTGCATAGCGCGCTGCTAACCGCCAACGCCGCCGCCGTGGTGCAAGACGCGATGCACGCGCTGGCGACGTATCATACCAAGGCGGTGTTGGCGCAACATGGCGAGGTGTTAGTGGCACAGGACGTCAAGCTCATCTTCTACTATCAAAATCGAACGGCACATATTGCGCCTGACGGCGAGCGAGGTGGGCGATGAGTTGGCCAAGCGTTAGCGCTACGACTGCGCTCGACCGCGATGCGCTCGGCATCATCGGCGCCGGTTCTTTTGGCCTGGGCCTGGCCTATGCCATGGCGCGCGCGGGGCGGCGGGTGGTGCTACTCACCACCGAGCCGAGCATGGCGGAGTTAGTGCGTACGACGCGCCGCTCGCCTCGCCTGGCGGACGTGGTGTTACCCGATGAGGTGGAGATCACCTCCGACGTGGCGCAGTTTGCTAGTGTTGCCCGGTTCATGGTGTTGGCGGTGTCTTCGACAAACGTCGATGAGCGCCTTGATGCGTTGGCGCCGCACGTCACCGGGCGCCACGTCATGGTGCATGCGCTCGGAGCCACGTCGGGTGCGGCGCGCATTTCGGATGTCATCTGTCACCGCACGCCCATCTTGCGCGTGGGCGTGCTCGCCGGACCGTCGCTGCCGCGCGATCTGGTGAGTGCGACGGGCTTTGCCAGCATGGTGGTCGCTTCGCGCTTTGAAGAAGTAATCGCGGAAGGCCGACGCCTACTCAACGCGCCGCCGGTCTTGCGCATCTACGGCTCGGCCGATCTGGTGGGCGTCGAAATCGCGAGCGCCTTATCAGGCGTGTATTCGCTGGCGCTGGGGCTGGTCGACGGCAACGCGCTCGGCATTGGGCCGCGTGCGGTATTGGTGACGCGCGCCCTGGCGGAATCGATTCGACTCGGCGTGGCGCTTGGCGGCGAGGCGAAAACCTTTTCCGGCCTGTCCTGGCTGGGCAACTTGCTGGTACGTGCCGGCGGCCCCGAGGCGAAATCGCCAGAATATGCCTATGGCGTCGGCCTGGCGCGCGGGCAGGCCACCGACGTGGTGCCCGAGGCCGTGCGCGCGGTAGCCGCGCTGCGAACGCTGGCCGATGGGAAAGGGGTACGCATGCCACTGCTCGCCGCGCTTGGCCGCGTGCTAGCGGGCGAATTATCGGCGCGCGATGCGGCGCGCCTGGCTGGCGAATCGGTCGACAGCCGCGAATAACCATGAGCGCCGTCGATTTTCCACCCGGCATTGGGCTGCCCGCCGACGAACGCGCGCGGCTGACGTCGCCGTTGCGCCGCCGCCGGTTCTCGCGGCTGCCCTCATCGCGGCTGGCATCTTGGCGATCTGGGTGGTGCGTCGCAGCATGCGCCTGCCGGCGACGTGGGGCAGCGCGAGCGGCCTGGTGATGGCCGCGCTCGCGATGAATCTGCTCGCGTTTGCGATTCGTCGCGCGACGATGGAATTTCACGGCGATGCGGTGGCGTGGGGATGGTCGCTGCTGCGGTTTCGCCTTTCGTTGGCGTCACTCACCGGCGCCAGCCGCTATCGCGATGCGCTGACGTTGCGTACGCGCTACGGCGGCGTGTGGTACCTCAGCAGCCGCGATTGGGGCGACGTGACGCCGCTTGCCGACGCGCTGGCGCGCAGCGGCGTGGCAGTGGCCCCCAAGGAGGGGCGGCCGACGTTGCGCGAGCACATGGCGGGTTACGGCATTCCGCTTGATCTGGCGCAGCTCGCCGCCGTGCTGGCGCTGCTGGTTTACGGCGGATGGGCACTAGGTTGATTCGACGCGCCCTGGGCGGACCACGTCGTTGTCCCCCCGCAAGGTCTGAGTCGTGCGCAGGCGCTCGATTTTTCGATTGATGTGCCAGTACGCCCATCAGCGTGAGTGCATTTCTGCCGGCTGAGCCGCAGCCGCTAGGCCAGCGCGGGCTCTCGGCATTTGTGCGTCGCGGCACAGATGCTGCATACCTTCGGGGCAAGAACGACAGCATGTGCCGTCGTTCAAATCTCCACATCTCGAAAGCAGCACACTATGAATTGGAATCAAATCGAAGGCAAATGGCAGCAGTTTACAGGTCACGTCAAATCGACGTGGGGCAAACTCACCGATGACGACATGACCTCAATCGGCGGCAAAAAAGACCAGCTCATTGGCAAGGTCAAAGAGCGCTACGGCATCATGCAAGATGCGGCGGAAAAACAAGTCGACGAGTGGATGGCCAAATTGAAGCCAGACCACGATGCCGACGTCATTGTGCCGCCGCCAGCCGCGTCGCACACCGCAGGCAACAACAAGCCCGTCGCGTAGGCACGGGGCCTCGCTCGCGGCTATTTTTCGAGCGTTAGCCTACCGGCGGCAGTTCGTCGCAGCGTGCGCGCTTTGCGCACGAAGCGGCCGCGACAGCCTAGGTCGGCGGTGGCGGTGATCGTCGCCTGTTGGCCATCGGCCGAGGTTGTCACCTCGTACCAGAAACGGTGTTCGCCCGCGATGGCGAAGCCCCACGCCTGCCACGGGCCTTGCCACAGCGCCCGGTCGGCTTGGCAAATGCCGTCGTCGCGCCAGCAACACGAGCCAATCGGTGGCGTCGGACCGGTCGACGGCGGTAGGCGATCGTGGGTGATGAGGTAGTCGGCGGCGTTGTCGGCGAGCTGGGTCAGCATGCGATCGGCTTCGCGCTGCCAGCGCACATGCCGCGCCTCTTCGAGGGCGCTCGGGAGTGAGGCCAACGCGAGCAGCACAATCAACGCGACAAAATAGCGCTTGTGATTCATGACAAGGTAGTTGGATAGAATTGGCTGGCGCGCTCGGCTTGCCAAGCGGTCGGCGGCGAGGCGGCGAGCACGCGCAGCACGTTGCCACCCAAGATCTTGGCGAGCGTCTCGGGCGCGACGCCGCGCGCCGAAAGCGCCGCGGTGAGATTGGGCATGGCCGCGATGTCTTCAAGGCCTACCGGCGGCACGACGAAGCCATCGAAGTCTGAGCCAAGCGCGACGACATCGGCGCCGGCGACCTTGATGACGTGCAAGATGTGGTCGACGACGTCGTCGATGCGCTTGCCGCCGAGGTACTGCCGCGCAAAAATAATGCCGACGCAGCCGCCGTTGTCGGCCACCGCGCGCAGCTGCGCGTCATCGATGTTGCGCCAATGTGGATGCACGCCGGCGACGCCGGTATGCGAAACAAAGACCGGCCGTTCGCACAGCGCGAGCGCCTCGAAGAAACCAGCGCGGTTGATATGCGCCAAGTCGACGATGGTGCCGGTGCGTTCGCATTCGCGCACGACGTCGCGGCCAAAACCCGTGAGGCCTTGCGCGCCATCGGCGCCTTTGCCCATCGCGGGCGCGCCGATCGCGTTTTTTGAAAAATGCAGCAGGCCGAGGTAGCGGCTGCCGAGGCGAGCAAATTCCTCGACCCGCTCAAGCCTGCCCTCAAGCGCCTGGCCGCCCTCGATGCCGCCGAGCGCGGCTACCTTGCCAGCGGCGCGGCAGGCGAGGATTTCGCCCTCGGTCATCGCCCACGCCATCTGCTCGGGATATTTGCGCGTCGCGGCTTCAAGCGCGAGCAGCTGGTTGGCGACAGATTGGGCGCAGCCCGCCTCCGGCAAAGGAAACGTCCATTGCGAAAAAAATTGTGCGGTGACGCCGCCTTGCCGCATGCGCGGGAGGTCGACGTGGCCCATCATATTCATTGGCCCGGGCAGGGGCCGCGCGTGCGCCTCGCCCAGATCGAAATCAAAATGGTCCATGAGCTTGGTGGTGTCGGCGTGCAGATCGATGACGCAGACCTCATCATGCAACGCGCGGGCCTCGGCGAGCGATAGCGACAAGGCTAGGCCGTCCTCGCCGCTAGGCGATCGCTCGCCGCGGTCAGCACGTCGAGCGCCGCCTGGACGCGATTAAATGGCGGCATAATGTAAACGCCGGCGACGCGATGCTTCATCGCGGCCAGCGTCTCTTGCGCGATCTTGACGCCTTCGCTGCGCGAGGCGGGGCCCGTGCCCGCGAGTTCCATGCGGCGTCGGATTTCCTGCGGAATTGACATGCCGGGCACTTCGTTGTGGAGAAACTCCGCGTTGCGATGCGATGCCAGCGGCAGCACGCCAAGCATGACCGGGATGTTCCAGCCTTGCACGTCGTCTAAGAAGCGCTCCATGGTGCGCGGATCGTAGACGGGCTGGGTCATAATGAGCTCAGCGCCGGCCTCAACTTTTTCGGCAAGGCGACGCAGCTCGCGGTCATAATCAATGGCGCCCGGCTCGGCGCCCGTCGCCATAACATACGAGGTCTGACCGTCGAACGGCTTGCCGCCCGGATCGATGCCGGCGTTGAGGTTCCGCACCATGCGCAAGAGGCCAATCGAGTCTAGGTCGTAGACGGGCGTGGCGAACGGGAAGTCGCCCAGCTTGGGTGGATCGCCGGTGACGATCACCAAGTTGCGAATGCCTAGCGCGTGGGCGCCGAGCAAGTGCCCGGTGAGCCCGAGCAAATTGCGATCGCGACAACACACATGCAAAATGGGCTCGATGCCTGTAGTCCGCGCCAACTCCGCGCAGACGGCGAGATTCGACATGCGCGCCGAGGCGCGAGGGCCGTCGGCGATGTTGATGATATCGACGCCGCCCGCGAGGAGCGCGGTTACTTGCGCCGTGGTCTGGGTGAGGTCGGTGCCGGTGGGCGCGGTGATTTCGACCGAGGCGACAAATTCGCCGCGCGCGAGGCGGCCACCCAGCGTGCTGCGCTCGGCCATTGGCATGGTCGGCTTGGTGGCGGGTGGCTTGCTGACCAGTTCGATCGCCGGCGACGACTCGCGCGCGATGAGATCGTCGCTGCTGCGCATCATGCGCACGGCACCGGCCATGGTGCGAATGTGTGCCGGCGTGGTGCCGCAACAGCCGCCGACGATGCTGATGCCGCTCTTGAGCATGCGGCGGGCAAAGACGCCAAAGTGCTCGGGATTGGCGACGTAGAGCGTGCGCCCCTCGATGTTGGCGGGCAGGCCGGCGTTGGGGCGGATGATCACGGGCTTGCCGCGTCCGGTCATCGCGACGCCGACGCCATAGAGTTCACCGGGACCGACGATGCAGTTGGCGCCGACGACATCGGCGCCGGCGGCAATCAGGCGGTCGGCAACTTCGGCGGGGGAGAGCTCGCCTTCGGCCAGGCCGAGGTGATTAAACGTGAGATGCGCGATGACCGGCACTTTCGGGCCGCGTTCGCGCGCGACCTCGATCGCCGTCTCGAGCTCGAGAATGGAGCCAAAGGTTTCGAGGTTGATCGCGTCGACGCCGGCGACGACGAGGGTGTCAATTTGCTCGGCGAGGGCAAAGCGCGCCAGCTTGCGTTCGCTGGCGCTGGCGATGCCAAAGCGCACGCCGGTGGGGCCAACCGCGCCGACGACGTAGGCGCGGTCGGACGCGGCTTGGCGGGCGAGCGCAACGGCTTGGCGATTGATCTCGGCGGTCTTTTCGACCAAGCCGTGCTTGGC containing:
- a CDS encoding 1-acyl-sn-glycerol-3-phosphate acyltransferase, which produces MISYAVAAASDLEIVPSRLHGLNADRQRMLAEVRRRVMERLTDDVASDAVASWEYVLNEVCYHELARLAGSDSKEHAKWQKLAFRINQMSDPERRRAVEELVEELCRDVVGNFDSRVYKFVTTVLPPAFGFLFSPVASIRQGVEAIGELDARITIEGELDLIRHVARKGTIAVAPTHASNMDSPVIGLALLRAGLPPVAYGAGKNLFTNPFISFFMRNLGAYRVDRRLKYGLYKLVLKEYSTVLLENGYHSLFFPGGTRCRSGLVERHLKLGLLGTTVGASKHRARAGNPQRLYIVPATINYRLVLEAETLIEDFLAEDGKSRYIITDDEFSRASRILEFARKIFALEGAVVVRFGRPLDPLGNDINDDGESVDQRGVVIDPVEYLRDASGAIVDDDQRDAEYTKLLGVRLAAAYPALTVFHATHIVARAVFDELASQFETRDIYKLSRLPAAHLVVGRGAVVRRTEQLLERLREPSAVGRLHSALLTANAAAVVQDAMHALATYHTKAVLAQHGEVLVAQDVKLIFYYQNRTAHIAPDGERGGR
- a CDS encoding bifunctional homocysteine S-methyltransferase/methylenetetrahydrofolate reductase is translated as MGYSSAVQPFLAALARGPLLFDGAMGSLLYDRGFLHTRSYEELTLTQPDVIVGVHRDYVQAGADAIETNTFGANRIALAKHGLVEKTAEINRQAVALARQAASDRAYVVGAVGPTGVRFGIASASERKLARFALAEQIDTLVVAGVDAINLETFGSILELETAIEVARERGPKVPVIAHLTFNHLGLAEGELSPAEVADRLIAAGADVVGANCIVGPGELYGVGVAMTGRGKPVIIRPNAGLPANIEGRTLYVANPEHFGVFARRMLKSGISIVGGCCGTTPAHIRTMAGAVRMMRSSDDLIARESSPAIELVSKPPATKPTMPMAERSTLGGRLARGEFVASVEITAPTGTDLTQTTAQVTALLAGGVDIINIADGPRASARMSNLAVCAELARTTGIEPILHVCCRDRNLLGLTGHLLGAHALGIRNLVIVTGDPPKLGDFPFATPVYDLDSIGLLRMVRNLNAGIDPGGKPFDGQTSYVMATGAEPGAIDYDRELRRLAEKVEAGAELIMTQPVYDPRTMERFLDDVQGWNIPVMLGVLPLASHRNAEFLHNEVPGMSIPQEIRRRMELAGTGPASRSEGVKIAQETLAAMKHRVAGVYIMPPFNRVQAALDVLTAASDRLAARTA
- a CDS encoding CsbD family protein, giving the protein MNWNQIEGKWQQFTGHVKSTWGKLTDDDMTSIGGKKDQLIGKVKERYGIMQDAAEKQVDEWMAKLKPDHDADVIVPPPAASHTAGNNKPVA
- a CDS encoding dipeptidase, whose product is MSLSLAEARALHDEVCVIDLHADTTKLMDHFDFDLGEAHARPLPGPMNMMGHVDLPRMRQGGVTAQFFSQWTFPLPEAGCAQSVANQLLALEAATRKYPEQMAWAMTEGEILACRAAGKVAALGGIEGGQALEGRLERVEEFARLGSRYLGLLHFSKNAIGAPAMGKGADGAQGLTGFGRDVVRECERTGTIVDLAHINRAGFFEALALCERPVFVSHTGVAGVHPHWRNIDDAQLRAVADNGGCVGIIFARQYLGGKRIDDVVDHILHVIKVAGADVVALGSDFDGFVVPPVGLEDIAAMPNLTAALSARGVAPETLAKILGGNVLRVLAASPPTAWQAERASQFYPTTLS
- a CDS encoding NAD(P)-binding domain-containing protein, with protein sequence MSWPSVSATTALDRDALGIIGAGSFGLGLAYAMARAGRRVVLLTTEPSMAELVRTTRRSPRLADVVLPDEVEITSDVAQFASVARFMVLAVSSTNVDERLDALAPHVTGRHVMVHALGATSGAARISDVICHRTPILRVGVLAGPSLPRDLVSATGFASMVVASRFEEVIAEGRRLLNAPPVLRIYGSADLVGVEIASALSGVYSLALGLVDGNALGIGPRAVLVTRALAESIRLGVALGGEAKTFSGLSWLGNLLVRAGGPEAKSPEYAYGVGLARGQATDVVPEAVRAVAALRTLADGKGVRMPLLAALGRVLAGELSARDAARLAGESVDSRE